The sequence ATCGGGTTTAACGAAAGGTGTGATCGAAAAATGATAATCTATCATTTTGAATTTAGTCAAGCCGGCCGCTGGCCCCTGCGCGGGAGATTCGGGTGATTTTTATAAGAAAAGAATTGTAGAAAGAACAGGCGCTACAGGTAAAATAAGATCAGTATATTTCCGGGACCCGGACGATAATTTACTGGAAGTAAGTAACTATTTCAGCAATCCCATATGAGAGCAGGTTTTAATAGCCTCCGAAGTATTTGCTACGCTTAACTTATTTAATATATTCTGCCGGTGCCTGCGTACTGTATATACAGAAAGATTTAAGAGGCTGGCAATCTTACTGCTGTCAAGCCCTCCCGCAATATGATTAATCACTTCCACCTCCCGGCGGGTCAGGATCTGCTTTCCGAATTGTTTATAACGCTCAAATTTGATGATCTCCCCCGTTTCACTGTTTATTACCCTGCCATCAATATCAGGTGAAGGGCTTGAAGAGGTGGCAGGAGAATACAGACATAGCGCCAGCCACACACTGCCATCCTGGAAACTACGCAGGTAAATGGTACGGTGTGTCACATAGACATATATTCCCTTATCATTTTGAATCCTCAACCTGCAATGTGTACTATAGGCAGGTCGATTTTCCGGCGCCATGGCCTTTTGCAGCTGGAAATAACTCAGTTCCAGGATATGTCGTTCTAAGATATCATCCGGATGTATTTTATCAAACACCCCTTCTTCAAAAGCAGAATTGATAGTACTATAGCCTGCCGGCAAAGAGAACATTCTGCCAAAGACGCTGACTCACTCGCATTCGTAAAGGACTCAGGGAAAATTGAATTCCGGGTAGGCGAAAAAAAAGATTACTTCAATGACCCTGACGGAAAATTGTCTGATAACACCGCCCCCCTACTGCTTTCACAGGTTGATAATACCAAACCTTTTACATTAACTGTCAAAGTTACACCTAATTTTACCCAAACAGGTACTTATAATGCCGGTGTTTTGTATATTTACGTCAATGATAGTCTCTATCAAAAGCAATGTTTTGAAC is a genomic window of Chitinophaga sp. LS1 containing:
- a CDS encoding response regulator transcription factor — translated: MFDKIHPDDILERHILELSYFQLQKAMAPENRPAYSTHCRLRIQNDKGIYVYVTHRTIYLRSFQDGSVWLALCLYSPATSSSPSPDIDGRVINSETGEIIKFERYKQFGKQILTRREVEVINHIAGGLDSSKIASLLNLSVYTVRRHRQNILNKLSVANTSEAIKTCSHMGLLK
- a CDS encoding DUF1349 domain-containing protein, which translates into the protein MYFIKHPFFKSRIDSTIACRQREHSAKDADSLAFVKDSGKIEFRVGEKKDYFNDPDGKLSDNTAPLLLSQVDNTKPFTLTVKVTPNFTQTGTYNAGVLYIYVNDSLYQKQCFEQDERGKHRVVTVRTKGTSDDNNHDIVEQGFVYMKISSDTKTVASYYSLDNQNWQMVRLYKNDYPQTIWVGISTQCPIDTGTTSNFEDIRLDQHSVSDFRMGN